Proteins encoded by one window of Sediminicoccus rosea:
- the thpR gene encoding RNA 2',3'-cyclic phosphodiesterase, which translates to MRLFVALELPPEVKDRLASLAGGLPGVRWVRPENYHLTLRFIGEVPGHLAEELDLALAAIRAKPFPLSLSGLGTFEKGGRVQSLHVVAERTPGLAHLQSKIETALQRSGLPAERKRFAPHVTLARTEGAALPKLAGFIQAHNLFRTEPVMVERFVLYSSQLGKEAAVYTPEVEYDLAA; encoded by the coding sequence ATGCGTCTCTTCGTCGCTCTCGAGCTTCCACCGGAAGTGAAGGATCGCCTCGCATCGCTGGCCGGCGGCCTGCCCGGGGTGCGCTGGGTCCGGCCGGAGAATTACCACCTGACGCTGCGCTTCATCGGCGAGGTGCCGGGCCATCTGGCCGAGGAACTCGACCTCGCGCTCGCTGCCATCCGCGCCAAGCCGTTTCCGCTCAGCCTCTCGGGCCTCGGCACCTTCGAGAAGGGCGGGCGCGTGCAATCGCTGCATGTGGTGGCCGAGCGCACGCCCGGCCTCGCGCATCTGCAATCGAAGATCGAGACGGCGCTGCAACGCTCGGGACTGCCGGCCGAGCGCAAGCGCTTCGCGCCCCATGTCACGCTCGCCCGGACCGAAGGGGCGGCGCTGCCCAAGCTCGCGGGCTTCATCCAGGCGCACAACCTCTTCCGCACCGAGCCTGTGATGGTGGAGCGCTTCGTGCTCTATTCCTCCCAGCTCGGGAAGGAGGCGGCGGTCTATACGCCTGAGGTCGAGTACGACCTGGCCGCTTGA
- a CDS encoding DUF2946 family protein, with protein sequence MIRLLAAVLLLQSGVAVAHCLRGMGAGEGMLVEICSTEGMRTIRLDANGEPAADHAPGGESGFCPACHGLPAVDLPAPPLLSTPAWLGEAVSWAMAPGDGWLPPARAPPYTTRAPPVIA encoded by the coding sequence TTGATCCGCCTCCTCGCGGCCGTGCTGCTCCTGCAGTCGGGCGTGGCGGTCGCGCATTGTCTGCGCGGCATGGGCGCGGGCGAGGGGATGCTGGTCGAGATCTGCTCGACCGAGGGTATGCGGACCATCCGCCTCGATGCGAATGGCGAGCCCGCGGCAGACCACGCGCCGGGGGGCGAGAGCGGCTTCTGCCCGGCCTGCCACGGCCTGCCGGCGGTGGACCTGCCCGCGCCGCCGCTGCTCTCCACCCCCGCCTGGCTGGGCGAGGCCGTCAGCTGGGCCATGGCGCCCGGCGATGGCTGGCTGCCGCCCGCCCGCGCGCCGCCCTACACGACCCGCGCGCCACCCGTCATCGCCTGA
- a CDS encoding transglutaminase family protein, whose amino-acid sequence MSIHAALTHRTSYRYDRPVALGPQTIRLRPAPHARTPILSYALKIEPKPHFINWQQDPQGNFQARVVFPERVTHFDVTVDLIADMATINPFDFFLEPEAEHYPFAYDHVLDEELAPFRKLAPYGPLFKSLLAEIPREKARMVDFLVSINQLVQSRISYIVRMEPGVWEPERTLGEGRGSCRDSAWLLVQALRHLGFAARFVSGYLIQLVADVKPVEGPEGPTSDFTDLHAWAEVYLPGAGWVGLDATSGLMAGEGHIPLAATPEPASAAPISGMVEKADTEFEFDMHVTRIVETPRVTKPYTEQQWAAIRAAGDRVDEALRRQDMRLTMGGEPTFVAASDREAAEWNTDALGPTKRAYAGRLLRRLIPLWAPGAVIHTGQGKQYPGEPLPRFALSAHWRRDGQPIWRDPTLLASDDDTDDATHVAAAHFAASLAERLQVPPELATAAHEDIHYYLWRESRLPANVVAEDSKLADPLERKRFARLFRGGLATPTGTVLPLRRVVQGGQRRWQSGRWFFRDDTLFLTPGDAPMGLRLPLTSLPWIDPAELAKELDSPADPFAPETELPLLEQIRASFRTPGTGADPYALPADQRPTPQPAPEIGLDDPAQVRTALCVEPRGGMIHVFLPPLYAAEDWLELIAAIEDTAAETGRKVIIEGYLPPEDSRIQHFSITPDPGVIEANIHPAESWPEMVQRTEQLYEEARQIGLSTEKFMQDGRHVGTGGGNHVVMGAARAEDSPFLRRPDLLRSLVSFWHNHPSLSFMFSGLFIGPTSQHPRVDEARMDALRELEIAFGELDRMGGNPPPWMTDRLFRNILADMTGNTHRTEFCIDKMYDPNSASGRRGLVEFRAFEMPPHAQMSAAQMLLMRSALAAFWDQPYRRSLVRWGTSLHDRFMLPHYAREDLHGALEELGQMGFGLDPAWFAPHVEFRFPKIGEVNVSGISLELREALEPWHVLGEEQAAGGTVRYVDSSAERVQARVTNWVPERFLLAANGVAVPLQPTGRAGEFIGGIRFKAWDPPSALHPSVRAQAPLVLDVQDRWTGRSLGGLSHHVAHPGGRAYEDFPVNANSAEARRRSRFFAHGHTPGARVVAEPRPSLEHPCTLDLRAFAGA is encoded by the coding sequence ATGTCCATCCACGCAGCCCTCACCCATCGCACCAGCTATCGCTATGACCGGCCCGTGGCCCTCGGGCCGCAGACCATTCGGCTGCGCCCCGCGCCGCATGCGCGCACGCCCATCCTCTCCTACGCGCTGAAGATCGAGCCCAAGCCGCACTTCATCAACTGGCAGCAGGACCCGCAGGGCAATTTCCAGGCGCGCGTGGTCTTCCCCGAGCGCGTCACGCATTTCGACGTGACGGTGGACCTGATCGCCGACATGGCGACGATCAACCCCTTCGACTTCTTCCTGGAGCCGGAGGCCGAGCACTACCCCTTCGCCTACGACCATGTGCTGGACGAGGAGCTGGCACCGTTCCGCAAGCTCGCCCCCTATGGCCCGCTCTTCAAGTCGCTGCTGGCCGAGATCCCGCGCGAGAAGGCGCGGATGGTGGACTTCCTGGTCTCCATCAACCAGCTCGTGCAGTCGCGCATCTCCTACATCGTTCGGATGGAGCCGGGCGTCTGGGAGCCGGAGCGCACGCTGGGCGAGGGCCGGGGCTCCTGCCGCGACTCCGCCTGGCTGCTGGTGCAGGCGCTGCGGCACCTGGGCTTCGCCGCGCGCTTCGTGTCGGGCTACCTGATCCAGCTTGTCGCCGATGTGAAGCCGGTCGAGGGGCCGGAAGGTCCGACGTCGGATTTCACCGATCTGCACGCCTGGGCCGAGGTCTACCTGCCCGGCGCGGGCTGGGTCGGCCTCGACGCCACCTCCGGCCTGATGGCGGGCGAGGGGCATATCCCGCTGGCCGCGACGCCCGAGCCCGCTTCCGCCGCGCCCATCTCCGGCATGGTCGAGAAGGCCGATACGGAATTCGAGTTCGACATGCACGTCACGCGCATCGTCGAGACGCCGCGCGTCACCAAACCCTACACGGAGCAGCAGTGGGCGGCGATCCGCGCCGCCGGCGACCGCGTGGACGAAGCGCTGCGCCGGCAGGACATGCGCCTGACCATGGGCGGCGAGCCGACCTTCGTCGCGGCCTCCGACCGCGAGGCGGCGGAATGGAACACGGATGCGCTGGGCCCCACCAAGCGCGCCTATGCGGGGCGCCTGCTGCGCCGCCTCATCCCGCTCTGGGCGCCGGGGGCGGTGATCCACACGGGCCAGGGCAAGCAATATCCGGGCGAGCCGCTGCCGCGCTTCGCCCTCTCCGCCCATTGGCGGCGGGACGGCCAGCCCATCTGGCGCGACCCCACGCTGCTCGCCTCCGATGACGACACGGATGACGCGACGCATGTGGCGGCGGCGCATTTCGCGGCGAGCCTGGCCGAGCGGCTGCAGGTCCCGCCCGAACTCGCCACCGCCGCGCATGAGGACATCCACTACTACCTTTGGCGCGAGAGCCGCCTGCCGGCGAATGTCGTGGCCGAGGACAGCAAGCTGGCCGACCCGCTGGAGCGCAAGCGCTTCGCGCGGCTCTTCCGCGGCGGGCTCGCGACGCCCACCGGCACGGTGCTGCCGCTGCGCCGTGTGGTCCAGGGCGGCCAGCGCCGCTGGCAGTCGGGCCGCTGGTTCTTCCGCGACGATACGCTCTTCCTGACCCCGGGCGATGCGCCGATGGGCTTGCGCCTGCCGCTGACCTCGCTGCCCTGGATTGATCCGGCAGAACTCGCGAAGGAGCTGGACAGCCCGGCCGATCCCTTCGCGCCCGAGACCGAACTGCCGCTGCTCGAACAGATCCGCGCGAGCTTCCGCACGCCGGGCACCGGCGCCGATCCCTATGCGCTCCCGGCCGACCAGCGGCCCACGCCGCAGCCCGCACCAGAGATCGGCTTGGATGACCCGGCGCAGGTCCGCACCGCGCTCTGCGTCGAGCCGCGCGGCGGCATGATCCATGTCTTCCTGCCGCCGCTCTACGCCGCGGAGGACTGGCTGGAACTGATCGCGGCCATCGAGGACACGGCGGCCGAGACCGGCCGCAAGGTGATCATCGAGGGCTATCTGCCGCCCGAGGATTCCCGCATCCAGCATTTCTCCATCACGCCCGATCCCGGCGTGATCGAGGCCAATATCCACCCGGCCGAGTCCTGGCCGGAAATGGTCCAGCGCACCGAGCAGCTCTACGAGGAGGCGCGGCAGATCGGCCTCTCGACCGAGAAGTTCATGCAGGATGGCCGGCATGTCGGCACCGGCGGCGGCAACCATGTGGTGATGGGCGCGGCCCGCGCCGAGGATTCGCCCTTCTTGCGCCGGCCGGACCTGCTGCGCAGCCTCGTCTCCTTCTGGCACAACCACCCCTCGCTGAGCTTCATGTTCAGCGGCCTGTTCATCGGCCCCACCAGCCAGCACCCCCGCGTGGACGAGGCGCGGATGGATGCGCTGCGCGAGCTGGAGATCGCCTTCGGCGAGCTGGACCGCATGGGCGGCAACCCGCCGCCCTGGATGACCGACCGGCTGTTCCGCAACATCCTGGCCGACATGACCGGCAACACGCACCGGACCGAGTTCTGCATCGACAAGATGTATGACCCGAACTCGGCCAGCGGCCGCCGTGGCCTGGTCGAGTTCCGCGCCTTCGAGATGCCGCCGCACGCGCAGATGAGCGCGGCACAGATGCTGCTGATGCGCTCGGCGCTGGCCGCCTTCTGGGACCAGCCCTACCGGCGTTCGCTCGTGCGCTGGGGCACCTCCCTGCATGACCGCTTCATGCTGCCGCATTACGCGCGCGAAGACCTGCACGGCGCGCTGGAGGAGCTGGGGCAGATGGGCTTCGGGCTCGACCCCGCCTGGTTCGCGCCGCATGTGGAGTTCCGCTTCCCCAAGATCGGCGAGGTCAATGTCTCCGGCATCAGCCTCGAACTGCGCGAGGCGCTGGAGCCCTGGCATGTGCTCGGTGAGGAACAGGCGGCCGGCGGCACCGTCCGCTATGTCGATAGCAGCGCCGAGCGCGTGCAGGCGCGCGTAACCAACTGGGTGCCGGAGCGCTTCCTCCTGGCCGCGAACGGCGTTGCCGTGCCATTGCAGCCCACCGGCCGCGCGGGCGAATTCATCGGCGGCATCCGCTTCAAGGCCTGGGATCCGCCCTCGGCGCTGCACCCTTCGGTGCGCGCCCAGGCGCCCCTGGTGCTGGACGTGCAGGATCGCTGGACGGGCCGTTCGTTGGGCGGGCTCTCGCACCACGTCGCCCATCCGGGTGGCCGCGCCTATGAGGATTTCCCGGTCAATGCCAATTCGGCCGAGGCGCGGCGCCGCTCGCGCTTCTTCGCCCATGGCCATACCCCCGGCGCGCGCGTCGTGGCCGAGCCACGGCCGAGCCTGGAGCATCCCTGCACGCTGGATCTGAGGGCCTTCGCAGGTGCTTGA
- a CDS encoding ABC transporter ATP-binding protein, translated as MDNAPNPSVRPLIVARDLTFEVGGSAGRVNILKGVGLEIGEGEAVGIIGPSGSGKTSLLMLLAGLERASGGYLTVAGRELGRMSEDELARFRREEVGIVFQSFHLVPTMTALENVAIPLEFAGDEHAFTRAEAALKAVGLGHRLNHYPGQLSGGEQQRVAVARAFVALPRVILADEPTGNLDRATGLAVMDLLFDLRAKYGTTLILITHDPALAARCERQIRIEDGRITSDTAALPLAAE; from the coding sequence ATGGACAATGCCCCAAATCCCTCCGTCAGGCCCCTCATCGTGGCGCGCGACCTCACCTTCGAAGTGGGGGGCTCGGCCGGCCGGGTCAACATCCTGAAGGGCGTGGGCCTCGAGATCGGCGAGGGAGAGGCGGTCGGCATCATCGGGCCCTCGGGCTCGGGCAAGACCTCGCTGCTGATGCTGCTGGCCGGTCTGGAGCGCGCTTCGGGCGGGTACCTGACGGTCGCGGGGCGCGAACTCGGGCGGATGAGCGAGGATGAGCTGGCCCGCTTCCGGCGCGAGGAGGTGGGCATCGTCTTCCAGTCCTTCCACCTCGTCCCCACCATGACGGCCCTGGAAAATGTGGCGATCCCGCTGGAATTCGCGGGCGACGAGCACGCCTTCACCCGGGCGGAGGCAGCGCTGAAGGCGGTGGGCCTCGGCCATCGCCTGAACCATTATCCCGGCCAGCTCTCGGGCGGCGAGCAGCAGCGTGTCGCCGTGGCCCGCGCCTTCGTGGCCCTGCCCCGCGTGATCCTGGCGGATGAGCCGACCGGCAACCTGGACCGCGCCACGGGGCTCGCGGTGATGGACCTGCTCTTCGACCTGCGCGCCAAATACGGCACCACCCTCATCCTCATCACGCATGACCCGGCGCTCGCCGCGCGCTGCGAGCGACAGATCCGCATCGAGGACGGGCGCATCACCAGCGACACCGCCGCCCTGCCCCTGGCCGCCGAATGA
- a CDS encoding arylesterase, translating to MRLLALGDSLTAGYGLPRGEGFVPQLQAALVARGRPVRVLDGGVSGDTMAGGAARLDWAMADRPQAAIVALGGNDGLRGLPPARMAEALESILSRLEARRIPTLLAGMHAPPNLGADYGRAFHAVFTEAATKRPQVIFVPFFLEGVAGDRALNQADGIHPNARGVAAMIRHMLPATEQLLDRVPPSPAG from the coding sequence GTGCGGCTGCTTGCCCTCGGCGACTCGCTGACCGCGGGCTACGGCCTGCCGCGCGGCGAGGGTTTCGTCCCCCAGCTCCAGGCCGCGCTGGTGGCGCGTGGGCGCCCGGTGCGCGTGCTCGATGGCGGCGTCTCGGGCGACACCATGGCGGGCGGCGCGGCGCGGCTCGACTGGGCCATGGCGGACCGGCCGCAGGCCGCGATCGTGGCGTTGGGCGGCAATGACGGACTGCGCGGCCTGCCTCCCGCCCGCATGGCGGAGGCACTGGAGAGCATCCTCTCCCGCCTCGAGGCGCGCCGCATCCCGACGCTTCTGGCTGGGATGCATGCGCCGCCCAATCTCGGTGCCGATTACGGCCGCGCCTTCCATGCCGTCTTCACCGAGGCGGCGACGAAGCGGCCGCAGGTGATCTTCGTGCCTTTCTTCCTGGAAGGTGTCGCCGGTGACCGCGCGCTGAACCAGGCGGATGGCATCCACCCCAACGCGCGCGGCGTCGCGGCGATGATCCGCCACATGCTGCCCGCCACGGAACAACTGCTGGACCGGGTGCCGCCTTCCCCGGCAGGATAG
- a CDS encoding enoyl-CoA hydratase/isomerase family protein, with protein MNIQAAEATTPLLTISGARATIRLNRPAVHNRIEPADLVKLGEHFAAVEANPEIRVLVLTGTGKSFSSGYHLGDMAERPNADVTARADAPSFEGVADQLERLRVPTICRLNGGVYGGSTDLALCCDFRIGVDTAEMFMPAARLGLHYYPSGMIRYVSRLGLNAAKKLFLTAEKIQAAEMLAIGYLTEMVPAAELDARVDALADRLAAMAPLAVQGVKRSLNEIARQEFDVEGAIARAKASQASEDLQEGLRAFREKRAPVFKGR; from the coding sequence ATGAACATCCAGGCGGCGGAGGCGACCACGCCCCTGCTCACCATCTCAGGGGCGCGGGCCACCATCCGGCTGAACCGGCCCGCCGTGCACAACCGCATCGAGCCGGCCGACCTCGTGAAGCTCGGTGAGCATTTCGCGGCGGTGGAAGCCAATCCTGAGATCCGCGTGCTGGTGCTGACCGGCACGGGCAAGTCCTTCTCCTCCGGCTACCACCTGGGCGACATGGCCGAGCGCCCCAATGCCGATGTCACGGCCCGCGCCGATGCGCCCTCCTTCGAGGGTGTGGCCGACCAGCTCGAGCGGCTCAGGGTGCCGACCATCTGCCGGTTGAATGGCGGCGTCTATGGCGGCTCGACCGACCTCGCCCTTTGCTGCGACTTCCGCATCGGCGTGGACACGGCGGAGATGTTCATGCCGGCCGCGCGCCTTGGCCTGCACTACTACCCCTCGGGCATGATCCGCTATGTCAGCCGCCTCGGGCTGAATGCCGCCAAGAAGCTCTTCCTGACGGCCGAGAAGATCCAGGCGGCGGAGATGCTCGCCATCGGCTACCTGACCGAGATGGTGCCGGCCGCGGAACTCGATGCCCGCGTGGATGCGCTGGCGGACCGCCTTGCCGCCATGGCGCCGCTTGCCGTGCAGGGCGTGAAGCGCAGCCTGAACGAGATCGCCCGCCAGGAATTCGACGTGGAAGGCGCGATCGCCCGGGCCAAGGCGAGCCAGGCGAGCGAGGACCTGCAGGAGGGCCTGCGCGCCTTCCGCGAGAAGCGGGCACCGGTCTTCAAGGGACGCTGA
- a CDS encoding TonB-dependent receptor family protein: protein MSLLRRALLSAPLLATPALAQTEIRAHPDTVVTAAPPPLTSESNNEARLRLWLSPGNNTVVPASEFRDRPGVLSMRDMFEFTPGVFAQPKWGEDSRLSIRGSGIARNFHLRGVRVFQDGIPINQADGSGDLQELDPTSFLRAEVFRGGNGFALGANTLGGAINFVTPTARQQEGQGVTFRLEGGSRGFVRGNTQMGGVSGPWDGWVSGTMLNQDGWRNHSSGSAGRMNSNGAYRWAENAETRVFFTYNAIQQDIPGTVTRNSATQTPRLANPTNVQLNYQRNIESFRLGTITAIRPNAETLVEMGGSFVQRQLDHPIFQYIDNHTNDFNLFGRVTWDGTLGGFRNRLVAGVNAAWGTNDNRRFVNLSGVRGAQTFASWDTASTTDAYVENSFYVLPDLALVAGLSGGQAVRRSENRLNAALSGSGEWNFLNPRAGLLWQATPNVQAYANVTWSTEPPTLSDLVALVPLGGFRLLAPQRAITAEIGTRGTVGDFTFDGAYYYSWLDNEIQLFAGQQPGTSFARNADKTVHQGVELAASYVAGRNVFTAQDSITLRGAYTFSDFFFDNDPIFRNNQLPGVPPHVLRAEARYRHPSGWWIAPNVDWVPEGFYVDNANTRRTDSYTLLGLRGGADLMDGRLGVFLEGRNLANSRFISSASVTPIALGNPALYEPGIGTTAYAGMLYRF from the coding sequence ATGTCCCTCTTGCGTCGCGCGCTGCTGAGCGCGCCCCTTTTGGCCACGCCCGCCCTCGCGCAGACCGAAATCCGCGCCCACCCGGATACCGTGGTCACCGCAGCCCCGCCGCCGCTCACCTCCGAGAGCAACAACGAGGCGCGGCTCAGGCTCTGGCTCAGCCCGGGCAACAACACGGTGGTGCCCGCCTCCGAATTCCGGGACCGCCCGGGCGTGCTCTCCATGCGGGACATGTTCGAGTTCACGCCCGGCGTCTTCGCGCAGCCGAAATGGGGCGAGGATTCGCGCCTTTCGATCCGCGGCTCGGGCATCGCGCGCAACTTCCACCTGCGCGGCGTGCGCGTCTTCCAGGACGGCATCCCGATCAACCAGGCCGATGGCAGCGGTGACCTGCAGGAGCTGGACCCGACGAGCTTCCTGCGCGCCGAGGTGTTTCGCGGCGGCAATGGCTTCGCGCTCGGCGCCAACACCCTGGGCGGCGCGATCAACTTCGTGACGCCCACGGCGCGGCAGCAGGAAGGGCAGGGGGTCACCTTCCGCCTGGAGGGCGGCAGCCGGGGCTTCGTGCGTGGCAACACCCAGATGGGCGGCGTCAGCGGGCCCTGGGATGGCTGGGTCAGCGGCACGATGCTGAACCAGGATGGCTGGCGCAACCATTCCTCGGGCAGTGCCGGCCGGATGAACTCGAACGGCGCCTATCGCTGGGCCGAGAATGCCGAGACGCGCGTCTTCTTCACCTACAACGCCATCCAGCAGGATATCCCGGGCACGGTGACGCGCAATTCGGCGACGCAGACGCCGCGGCTGGCCAACCCGACCAATGTCCAGCTCAACTACCAGCGCAATATCGAGAGCTTCCGGCTGGGGACGATCACCGCGATCCGCCCCAATGCGGAGACGCTGGTGGAGATGGGCGGTAGCTTCGTCCAGCGGCAGCTCGACCATCCGATCTTCCAGTACATCGACAACCACACCAACGACTTCAACCTCTTCGGGCGCGTCACCTGGGACGGCACGCTGGGCGGCTTCCGCAACCGGCTGGTGGCCGGCGTCAACGCGGCCTGGGGCACCAATGACAATCGCCGCTTCGTGAACCTGAGCGGCGTGCGCGGCGCGCAGACCTTCGCCTCCTGGGATACCGCCTCCACCACCGACGCCTATGTCGAGAACAGCTTCTATGTGCTGCCCGACCTTGCGCTCGTGGCCGGGCTGTCGGGCGGGCAGGCGGTGCGGCGCAGCGAGAACCGGCTGAACGCGGCGCTCAGTGGCAGCGGCGAATGGAACTTCCTCAATCCGCGCGCCGGCCTGCTCTGGCAGGCCACGCCCAATGTCCAGGCCTATGCGAACGTCACCTGGTCTACCGAGCCGCCGACGCTTTCGGACCTCGTGGCCCTGGTGCCGCTGGGCGGCTTCCGCCTGCTGGCGCCGCAACGCGCCATCACGGCCGAGATCGGCACGCGCGGCACGGTGGGCGACTTCACCTTCGACGGCGCTTACTACTACAGCTGGCTGGACAACGAGATTCAGCTCTTTGCCGGCCAACAGCCGGGCACCAGCTTCGCCCGCAACGCGGACAAGACGGTGCACCAGGGCGTGGAGCTCGCGGCCAGCTACGTCGCGGGGCGCAACGTGTTCACGGCGCAGGATTCGATCACGCTGCGCGGCGCCTACACCTTCAGCGATTTCTTCTTCGACAACGACCCGATCTTCCGCAACAACCAGCTCCCCGGCGTGCCGCCGCATGTGCTGCGGGCGGAGGCACGTTATCGCCATCCGTCGGGCTGGTGGATCGCGCCCAATGTGGATTGGGTGCCCGAGGGCTTCTACGTGGACAATGCCAATACCCGCCGGACCGACAGCTACACGCTGCTCGGCCTGCGCGGCGGTGCGGACCTGATGGACGGCCGCCTCGGCGTCTTCCTCGAGGGGCGCAACCTGGCGAACAGCCGCTTCATCAGCTCCGCCTCGGTCACGCCCATCGCGCTCGGCAATCCCGCGCTCTACGAGCCCGGCATCGGCACCACCGCCTATGCCGGCATGCTCTACCGCTTCTGA
- a CDS encoding YcnI family protein: protein MKRFITLMLVPALAWATPAKAHVVIEPAEVAAHSYARLAFRVGHGCGTAATIAIEVALPEGVSMARPMPKPGWDIAIERRPLARPVSSGHGLVREAPASIAWRGGPLPDAHYDEFIMMIRAPDQPGTTLVFPVVQRCEGGAQHAWVELAEPGQPRPRSPAPMLRLGAR, encoded by the coding sequence ATGAAGCGCTTCATCACCCTGATGCTGGTCCCGGCCCTGGCCTGGGCGACGCCAGCCAAGGCGCATGTCGTGATCGAACCGGCGGAGGTCGCCGCGCATTCCTACGCGAGGCTCGCCTTTCGCGTCGGCCATGGCTGCGGCACGGCCGCCACCATCGCGATCGAGGTGGCGTTGCCCGAGGGGGTTTCCATGGCGCGCCCGATGCCCAAGCCCGGCTGGGACATCGCCATCGAGAGGCGCCCCCTGGCGCGCCCGGTCTCGAGCGGACATGGCCTGGTGCGCGAGGCGCCGGCCAGCATCGCTTGGCGCGGCGGCCCGCTGCCGGATGCCCATTATGACGAGTTCATCATGATGATCCGCGCGCCCGACCAGCCCGGCACGACCCTGGTCTTCCCCGTGGTGCAGCGCTGCGAGGGCGGCGCGCAGCATGCCTGGGTAGAACTGGCCGAGCCCGGCCAGCCTCGCCCGCGCAGCCCCGCGCCGATGCTGCGGCTCGGTGCCCGCTGA
- a CDS encoding copper chaperone PCu(A)C, translated as MTHRRHLLLATALLPLAGPALAQDRVTELGPLRIVNPWTRAAGQGMQGGGFLVIRNTGATPDRLVSASSPAAGRMELHTHVRDGDVMRMRPVNDIPVPANGEVSLQPGGLHLMLIGLTQPMNAGQTIPVTLRFERAGEVTIQLAVQAAGARSPGHHRH; from the coding sequence ATGACCCATCGTCGCCACCTTCTGCTGGCCACCGCCCTGCTGCCGCTGGCCGGCCCCGCCCTCGCGCAGGACCGCGTGACCGAGCTCGGCCCGCTCCGCATCGTGAACCCCTGGACCCGCGCGGCGGGGCAGGGGATGCAGGGCGGCGGCTTCCTCGTCATCCGCAACACGGGCGCGACGCCGGACAGGCTCGTCTCGGCCAGTTCGCCGGCGGCGGGCCGCATGGAGCTGCACACCCATGTCCGCGACGGCGATGTGATGCGCATGCGCCCCGTGAACGACATCCCCGTGCCCGCCAATGGTGAGGTTTCGCTCCAGCCCGGCGGCCTGCACCTGATGCTGATCGGCCTGACCCAGCCCATGAACGCCGGCCAGACCATCCCGGTCACGCTGCGCTTCGAGCGGGCGGGCGAGGTGACCATCCAGCTCGCCGTGCAGGCGGCGGGCGCGCGCTCGCCGGGCCATCATCGCCACTGA